A portion of the Blastochloris tepida genome contains these proteins:
- the mutS gene encoding DNA mismatch repair protein MutS encodes MTRPANTKPDNTTAEDTGGAEAADERVTPLMAQYIEIKTANPDCLLFYRMGDFYELFFEDAEVASRALGIALTKRGKHKGADIPMAGVPVERAGDYLQRLIAQGFRVAVCEQTEDPAEARKRGSKSVVRRDVVRLVTPGTLTEEQLLDSRRNNWLLGVARARPSSGEANFGLAWADISTGAFHVAEVGAGRLAAEVARLDPGEIVLPDTLYSDTELAEFWREQRAVTPLGRDAFDAMTAERRLSAFFGVATPEAFGAFSRLELTAAAAIATYIERTQFGQRPPLAPPQREALGQTMAIDAATRVNLELLRALSGARQGSLIAAIDRTVTAAGARLLADRVSSPLAEPAAINARLDAVAWAVEAADLRLGLRTLLESAPDIERALARLALGRGGPRDLAALARGLGVASELAGRVAAAAPPAEIALAVRDLTAPDPALSAAITAALADELPLLKRDGGFVRAGYDPDLDALRRLSEDSRKVIAETQARYAEETGVKSLKVRHNAQLGYVVEVAAQHGDRLLGAPFNATFVHRQTLAGALRFSTVELSELESRIATAADRALAIELAIFERLVAQVQAEGDAIKAAARALAVLDVTAALATLAAAEDWTRPVVDSSLAFRVEGGRHPVVEQALRRGGGPFVANDCDLSPPTPAGEAGRIWLVTGPNMAGKSTFLRQNALIAVLAQTGAFVPAKRAHVGVIDRLFSRVGAADDLARGRSTFMVEMVETAAILNQSGPRALVILDEIGRGTATFDGLSIAWASLEHLHETNRCRALFATHFHELTALSARLKRLTNATVRVKEWHGEVIFLHEVAEGVADRSYGIQVAKLAGLPASVVARAKTVLAELEKGDRGAPIHRLADDLPLFAAVRPKAAEAPAPAPDPVAELLAGLDPDDLTPKAALEALYRLKAAARSPS; translated from the coding sequence ATGACCAGACCGGCCAACACCAAACCGGACAATACCACAGCCGAAGACACCGGCGGCGCGGAGGCGGCGGACGAGCGCGTCACGCCGCTGATGGCGCAGTATATCGAGATCAAGACCGCCAATCCGGACTGTCTGCTGTTCTACCGGATGGGCGATTTCTACGAACTGTTCTTCGAGGACGCGGAAGTTGCCTCGCGCGCGCTCGGCATCGCGCTCACCAAGCGCGGCAAGCACAAGGGCGCCGACATCCCGATGGCCGGCGTGCCGGTCGAGCGCGCCGGCGACTATCTGCAGCGGCTGATCGCGCAAGGCTTCCGCGTCGCGGTATGCGAGCAGACCGAGGACCCGGCCGAGGCGCGAAAGCGCGGGTCGAAGTCGGTGGTCAGGCGCGACGTGGTGCGCCTCGTCACCCCCGGCACGCTGACCGAGGAGCAGCTTCTCGATTCCCGCCGCAACAACTGGCTCCTGGGGGTCGCCCGCGCCCGGCCGTCGTCGGGCGAGGCGAACTTCGGCCTCGCCTGGGCCGACATATCCACCGGCGCCTTCCACGTCGCCGAGGTCGGCGCGGGCCGGCTCGCCGCGGAAGTGGCAAGGCTCGATCCCGGCGAGATCGTCCTCCCTGATACTCTTTATTCCGACACCGAGCTTGCCGAGTTCTGGCGCGAGCAGCGGGCGGTGACCCCGCTCGGCCGCGACGCCTTCGACGCCATGACCGCCGAGCGGCGGCTGTCCGCCTTCTTCGGCGTCGCCACGCCCGAGGCGTTCGGCGCGTTCTCGCGCCTGGAGCTGACGGCGGCGGCCGCCATCGCAACCTATATCGAGCGCACCCAGTTCGGACAGCGCCCGCCGCTCGCTCCGCCCCAGCGCGAGGCGCTGGGGCAGACCATGGCGATCGACGCCGCGACCCGCGTCAATCTCGAACTGCTGCGCGCGCTGTCGGGCGCCCGCCAGGGCAGCCTGATCGCCGCCATCGACCGCACCGTCACCGCCGCCGGTGCCCGCCTTCTGGCCGACCGGGTGTCGAGCCCGCTGGCCGAGCCAGCCGCCATCAACGCCCGGCTCGACGCCGTGGCCTGGGCGGTCGAGGCGGCCGACCTGCGGCTCGGCCTGCGCACCCTGCTGGAGAGCGCGCCCGACATCGAGCGCGCTTTGGCCCGCCTCGCGCTCGGTCGCGGCGGCCCGCGCGATCTCGCGGCGCTTGCCCGCGGCCTCGGCGTCGCGTCCGAACTGGCCGGCCGGGTCGCCGCCGCCGCGCCGCCGGCCGAGATCGCTCTCGCTGTGCGCGACCTCACCGCGCCCGATCCTGCCCTTTCCGCCGCCATCACCGCGGCGCTCGCCGACGAGCTGCCGCTGCTCAAGCGCGACGGCGGCTTCGTGCGTGCGGGCTACGATCCCGACCTCGATGCCCTGCGGCGGCTGTCGGAGGATTCGCGCAAGGTGATCGCCGAGACCCAGGCGCGCTATGCCGAGGAGACCGGCGTCAAGTCGCTGAAAGTGCGCCACAACGCCCAGCTGGGTTACGTCGTCGAGGTCGCGGCCCAGCACGGCGACAGGCTGCTCGGGGCCCCGTTCAACGCCACCTTCGTCCACCGCCAGACGCTCGCCGGGGCGCTGCGCTTCTCCACCGTCGAGTTGAGCGAGCTTGAATCGCGGATCGCCACCGCCGCCGACCGGGCGCTGGCGATCGAGCTGGCGATCTTCGAGCGGCTGGTGGCGCAGGTGCAGGCCGAGGGCGACGCCATCAAGGCGGCGGCGCGGGCGCTGGCCGTGCTCGACGTGACGGCCGCACTCGCCACCCTGGCCGCCGCCGAGGACTGGACGCGGCCGGTGGTGGATTCGTCGCTGGCGTTTCGCGTCGAGGGCGGCCGCCACCCGGTGGTCGAGCAGGCGCTGCGCCGCGGCGGCGGGCCGTTCGTCGCCAATGACTGCGATCTGTCGCCGCCGACGCCCGCCGGGGAGGCCGGCCGCATCTGGCTGGTCACCGGCCCCAACATGGCCGGCAAATCCACGTTTCTCCGCCAGAACGCGCTGATCGCGGTGCTGGCGCAGACCGGCGCGTTCGTGCCGGCGAAGCGCGCCCATGTCGGCGTCATCGACCGGCTGTTCTCGCGGGTCGGCGCCGCCGACGACCTCGCCCGCGGCCGTTCGACCTTCATGGTCGAGATGGTCGAGACCGCGGCCATCCTCAACCAATCGGGGCCGCGGGCGCTGGTGATCCTCGACGAGATCGGCCGCGGCACGGCGACCTTCGACGGCCTCTCCATCGCCTGGGCGAGCCTGGAGCACCTGCACGAGACCAATCGCTGCCGGGCGCTGTTCGCCACCCACTTCCACGAACTGACCGCGCTGTCGGCGCGGCTGAAGCGGCTCACCAACGCCACGGTGCGGGTGAAGGAGTGGCACGGCGAGGTGATCTTCCTGCACGAGGTGGCCGAAGGCGTCGCCGACCGCTCCTACGGCATCCAGGTCGCCAAGCTCGCCGGCCTGCCCGCCTCGGTGGTGGCGCGTGCCAAGACCGTGCTGGCCGAGCTGGAGAAAGGCGACCGCGGCGCCCCCATCCACCGCCTCGCCGACGACCTGCCGCTGTTCGCCGCCGTGCGGCCCAAGGCCGCCGAAGCGCCCGCGCCGGCCCCCGACCCGGTGGCCGAGCTTTTGGCCGGGCTCGACCCCGACGACCTGACGCCGAAGGCGGCGCTGGAGGCGCTTTACCGTCTCAAGGCGGCGGCCCGCAGCCCGTCGTGA
- a CDS encoding NADP-dependent malic enzyme — translation MPPKTSKRRPRPTFTDQEALHFHQMGRPGKLEITPTKPMATQLDLSLAYSPGVAVPVLAIAEDPARAYDYTARGNMVAVISNGTAILGLGNLGALASKPVMEGKAVLFKRFADVDAIDIEVDTEDPDEFINAVKYLGPSFGGINLEDIKAPECFIIEQKLKELMDIPVFHDDQHGTAIIANAGLINALHLTERDIKSTKLVVNGAGAAAIACVEVLKALGFASNNVILCDTKGVIYQGRTSGMNQWKSAHAAQTEARTLAEALVGADVFFGLSVKGALTPEMVASMAPNPIIFAMANPDPEITPEEVAAVRSDAIIATGRSDYPNQVNNVLGFPYIFRGALDVRASTINMEMKLAAVRALAALAREDVPDEVAAAYGQRPIFGPDYIIPVPFDPRLIHAVPTAVANAAMKTGVARRPIVDMEGYRQQLQQRRDPVAGVLHRVFERLRRRPRRVVFAEGEEQQVIRAAASFVNQRLGTAVLVGREDKIKAAVKEIGLELPEGIEIVNAALSARSGAYAQHLYERLQRQGYLLRDCQRMINNDRNHFASSMVALGDADAMVSGVTRNFSVVLEYVRQVIDTKPGARLIGLSMVLARGRNLLVADTAVTEMPSAADLAEIAVQAAAAARRLGTEPRVALLAFSTFGHPHGERSAQVIEAVRILDSWGVDFEYDGEMSAEVALNRTLMGTYPFCRLSGPANVLVMPAIHAAGISTRMLQELGGATVIGPLLVGLEKSVQVLPLSAKDTDIVNMAALAAYNIGG, via the coding sequence ATGCCGCCCAAGACCAGCAAGCGCCGTCCGCGCCCGACATTCACCGACCAGGAGGCACTGCACTTCCACCAGATGGGGCGGCCCGGCAAGCTCGAGATCACGCCGACCAAGCCGATGGCCACCCAGCTCGACCTGTCGCTCGCCTATTCGCCGGGCGTGGCGGTGCCGGTGCTGGCGATCGCCGAGGACCCGGCGCGCGCCTACGACTACACCGCCCGCGGCAACATGGTGGCGGTGATCTCCAACGGCACCGCCATCCTCGGGCTGGGCAATCTCGGCGCGCTGGCGTCGAAGCCGGTGATGGAAGGCAAGGCGGTGCTGTTCAAGCGCTTCGCCGACGTCGATGCCATCGACATCGAGGTCGACACCGAAGATCCGGACGAGTTCATCAATGCGGTGAAGTATCTCGGCCCCTCCTTCGGCGGCATCAATTTGGAGGACATCAAGGCGCCGGAGTGCTTCATCATCGAGCAGAAGCTCAAGGAGCTGATGGACATTCCGGTGTTCCACGACGACCAGCACGGCACCGCGATCATCGCCAATGCCGGGCTGATCAACGCGCTGCACCTGACGGAACGCGACATCAAGAGCACCAAGCTGGTGGTCAATGGCGCCGGCGCCGCGGCCATCGCCTGCGTCGAGGTGCTGAAGGCGCTGGGTTTCGCCTCCAACAACGTCATCCTGTGCGACACCAAGGGCGTGATCTATCAGGGCCGCACCTCGGGCATGAACCAGTGGAAATCGGCCCACGCCGCCCAGACCGAGGCGCGCACGCTGGCCGAGGCGCTGGTGGGGGCCGACGTGTTCTTCGGCCTCTCCGTGAAGGGCGCGCTCACCCCCGAGATGGTGGCGTCGATGGCGCCGAACCCGATCATCTTCGCCATGGCCAATCCGGACCCGGAGATCACGCCGGAGGAGGTGGCGGCGGTGCGCAGTGACGCCATCATCGCCACCGGCCGCTCGGACTATCCCAACCAGGTCAACAACGTCCTGGGCTTCCCCTACATCTTCCGCGGCGCGCTCGATGTGCGGGCCTCGACCATCAACATGGAGATGAAGCTCGCAGCGGTGCGGGCGCTGGCGGCGCTGGCGCGCGAGGACGTGCCCGACGAGGTCGCCGCCGCCTACGGCCAGCGGCCGATCTTCGGCCCCGACTACATCATCCCGGTGCCGTTCGACCCGCGCCTGATCCACGCCGTGCCGACCGCGGTGGCCAATGCGGCGATGAAGACCGGCGTCGCCCGCCGGCCGATCGTCGACATGGAGGGCTACCGCCAGCAGCTGCAGCAGCGGCGCGATCCGGTGGCCGGCGTGCTGCACCGGGTGTTCGAACGGCTGCGCCGCCGCCCCCGCCGCGTGGTGTTCGCCGAGGGCGAGGAACAGCAGGTGATCCGCGCCGCGGCGAGCTTCGTCAACCAGCGGCTCGGCACCGCCGTGCTGGTCGGCCGCGAGGACAAGATCAAGGCGGCGGTGAAGGAGATTGGCCTCGAACTGCCGGAGGGCATCGAGATCGTCAATGCCGCGCTGTCGGCGCGCAGCGGCGCCTACGCCCAGCACCTCTATGAGCGGCTGCAGCGCCAGGGCTATCTGCTGCGCGATTGCCAGCGCATGATCAACAACGACCGCAACCACTTCGCCTCGTCGATGGTGGCGCTGGGCGACGCCGACGCCATGGTGTCGGGCGTCACCCGCAATTTCTCGGTGGTGCTGGAATATGTGCGGCAGGTGATCGACACCAAGCCGGGGGCGCGGCTGATAGGCCTGTCCATGGTGCTGGCGCGCGGCCGCAACCTGCTGGTCGCCGACACCGCGGTGACCGAGATGCCCTCCGCCGCCGATCTCGCCGAGATCGCGGTGCAGGCGGCGGCCGCCGCCCGCCGGCTCGGCACCGAGCCGCGCGTGGCGCTGCTCGCCTTCTCGACCTTCGGCCACCCGCACGGCGAGCGCTCGGCGCAGGTGATCGAGGCGGTGCGGATCCTCGATTCCTGGGGCGTCGATTTCGAATATGACGGCGAGATGAGCGCCGAGGTGGCACTGAACCGCACCTTGATGGGCACCTACCCGTTCTGCCGCCTGTCGGGCCCAGCCAATGTGCTGGTGATGCCGGCGATCCACGCCGCCGGCATCTCGACCCGCATGCTGCAGGAGCTGGGCGGCGCCACGGTGATCGGACCGCTGCTGGTGGGGCTCGAAAAGTCGGTGCAGGTGCTGCCGCTGTCGGCCAAGGACACCGACATCGTCAACATGGCCGCGCTTGCCGCCTACAATATCGGCGGGTGA
- a CDS encoding [protein-PII] uridylyltransferase produces the protein MPRSPARSRVQRPRPFEAIFDEAAFAADLDAIATRLRDDPAGLKMAVVQRAKQLLADGRRQAEIWLTEDGEGRACAARLSDLEDGLIRALYEHVGSALYGSDEHSTSEHMAVVATGGYGRGLLAPGSDIDLLFLLPYKQTAWGESVAESILYTLWDIGQKVGHATRSIDECIRQAKADITIRTAVLEARFVCGDRALYDDLVARFDREVVSGTASDYVAAKLAERDERHRRVGASRYLVEPNVKDGKGGLRDLHTLFWIAKYVYRVREPAGLLQQGVFSKAEYATFRRAEDFLWSVRCHLHFLTGRAEERLSFDVQREMALRLGYTEHPGQRDVERFMKHYFLIAKDVGDLTRIVCSQLEENEAKSLPVLNRFVQRLIPRRRRSLGETGDFIVDHNRISIVDDEVFERDPVNLIRLFWLADRHDLAFHPDPMRLITRQLRLVDDALRANEEANRLFRDILVSKNDPETVLRRMDEVGLLGKFVPEFGRIVALMQFSMYHHYTVDEHLIRCIGVLSTIERGTDPSLGLANELFAGIQNRELLYIALFLHDIAKGRAEDHSILGARVARRFCPRLGLTPAETDTVAWLVEHHLTMSTIAQSRDLSDRKTVETFAGVVQSLERLKMLTVLTTADIHAVGPGVWNSWKAQLLRTLYYETEPVLTGGFSEVNRSERVAAAQDLFRAALPEWTSTEIEAYIARHYPHYWLKVDLARKLSHALFVRESEAAGRLPATKFDLAGRPGVVEVTVLAVDHPRLLSVIAGACAAAGANIVDAQIYTTTDGLALDTIAISREFPDETDETRRVGRVCDAIEKALTGDVPLTAAMVRRAAPKTRQKAFDVPPEVTLNNQWSNRFTVIEVTGLDRPGLLHDLTATLSRLNLNIGSAHIVTFGEKVVDVFYVTDLTGAPITSAQRQAAIKRALISVLAPPAGDEGSARTRTM, from the coding sequence ATGCCGCGAAGCCCAGCCCGCAGCCGTGTCCAGCGTCCGCGCCCGTTCGAGGCGATCTTCGACGAGGCGGCGTTCGCCGCCGATCTCGACGCCATCGCCACCCGCCTCCGGGACGACCCCGCCGGGCTCAAGATGGCGGTGGTGCAGCGCGCCAAGCAGCTCTTGGCCGACGGCCGCCGTCAGGCCGAGATCTGGCTGACCGAGGACGGCGAGGGCCGCGCCTGCGCCGCCCGCCTCAGCGACCTGGAAGACGGCCTGATTCGCGCTCTCTACGAGCATGTCGGCTCGGCCCTCTACGGCTCGGACGAGCACTCCACCTCCGAGCACATGGCGGTGGTGGCGACCGGCGGCTATGGCCGCGGCCTGCTGGCGCCGGGCTCGGACATCGACCTGCTGTTCCTCCTGCCCTACAAGCAGACCGCCTGGGGCGAGAGCGTCGCCGAGTCGATCCTCTACACGCTGTGGGACATCGGCCAGAAGGTCGGCCACGCCACCCGCTCGATCGACGAATGCATCCGCCAGGCCAAGGCCGACATCACCATCCGCACCGCCGTGCTGGAGGCCCGCTTCGTCTGCGGCGACCGCGCGCTCTACGACGATCTGGTCGCCCGCTTCGACCGCGAGGTGGTGTCCGGCACCGCGTCGGACTATGTCGCCGCCAAGCTCGCCGAGCGCGACGAGCGCCACCGCCGGGTCGGCGCCTCGCGCTATCTGGTCGAGCCCAACGTCAAGGACGGCAAGGGCGGCCTGCGCGACCTGCACACGCTGTTCTGGATCGCCAAATACGTCTACCGCGTGCGCGAGCCGGCGGGCCTGCTGCAGCAGGGCGTGTTCTCCAAGGCCGAATACGCCACCTTCCGCCGCGCCGAGGACTTCCTGTGGTCGGTACGCTGCCATTTGCACTTCCTCACCGGGCGGGCGGAGGAGCGGCTGTCCTTCGACGTCCAGCGCGAGATGGCGCTGCGGCTCGGCTACACCGAGCATCCCGGCCAGCGCGACGTCGAGCGCTTCATGAAGCACTACTTCCTGATCGCCAAGGACGTCGGCGATCTCACCCGCATCGTCTGCTCGCAGCTCGAGGAGAACGAGGCGAAGTCGCTGCCGGTGCTCAACCGCTTCGTCCAGCGGCTGATCCCCCGCCGCCGCCGCAGCCTCGGCGAGACCGGCGACTTCATCGTCGACCACAACCGCATCAGCATCGTCGATGACGAGGTGTTCGAGCGCGACCCGGTCAATCTGATCCGGCTGTTCTGGCTCGCCGACCGCCACGACCTCGCCTTTCATCCCGATCCGATGCGGCTGATCACCCGCCAGCTTCGGCTGGTCGACGACGCGCTGCGCGCGAACGAGGAGGCCAATCGCCTCTTCCGCGACATCCTGGTGTCGAAGAACGATCCCGAGACCGTGCTGCGGCGGATGGACGAGGTGGGGCTGCTCGGCAAATTCGTGCCGGAGTTCGGCCGCATCGTCGCGCTGATGCAGTTCTCGATGTACCACCACTACACGGTGGACGAGCATCTGATCCGCTGCATCGGCGTGCTGTCGACCATCGAGCGCGGCACCGATCCCTCGCTTGGCCTCGCTAACGAGCTGTTCGCCGGCATCCAGAACCGCGAGCTGCTCTATATCGCGCTGTTCCTGCACGACATCGCCAAGGGCCGCGCCGAGGACCACTCGATCCTGGGGGCGCGGGTGGCGCGGCGCTTCTGCCCGCGGCTCGGCCTCACCCCGGCCGAGACCGACACCGTGGCCTGGCTGGTCGAGCATCATTTGACGATGTCCACCATCGCCCAGTCGCGCGATCTGTCCGACCGCAAGACCGTCGAGACCTTCGCCGGGGTGGTGCAGAGCCTGGAGCGGCTGAAGATGCTCACCGTGCTCACCACCGCCGACATCCATGCGGTGGGGCCGGGGGTGTGGAATTCCTGGAAGGCGCAGCTTCTGCGCACGCTCTATTACGAGACCGAGCCGGTGCTGACCGGCGGCTTCTCCGAGGTCAACCGCAGCGAGCGCGTCGCCGCCGCCCAGGATCTGTTCCGCGCGGCGCTGCCGGAGTGGACCTCGACCGAGATCGAGGCCTACATCGCCCGCCACTATCCGCACTATTGGCTCAAGGTCGATCTCGCCCGCAAGCTGTCGCACGCCCTCTTCGTGCGAGAGTCGGAGGCTGCCGGCCGGCTGCCGGCCACCAAGTTCGACCTCGCCGGCCGGCCCGGCGTGGTCGAGGTGACCGTGCTGGCCGTGGACCATCCGCGGCTGTTGTCGGTGATCGCCGGCGCCTGCGCCGCGGCCGGCGCCAACATCGTCGATGCCCAGATCTACACCACCACCGACGGGCTGGCGCTCGACACCATCGCCATCTCGCGCGAATTCCCGGACGAAACCGACGAGACCCGCCGCGTCGGCCGGGTGTGCGACGCCATCGAGAAGGCGCTGACCGGCGACGTGCCGCTGACCGCGGCGATGGTGCGCCGCGCCGCGCCCAAGACGCGCCAGAAGGCGTTCGACGTGCCGCCCGAGGTGACGCTCAACAATCAGTGGTCCAACCGCTTCACGGTGATCGAGGTCACCGGGCTCGACCGGCCGGGCCTGCTGCACGATCTCACCGCCACTTTGTCGCGGCTCAACCTCAATATCGGCTCGGCCCACATCGTCACCTTCGGCGAGAAGGTGGTGGACGTGTTCTACGTCACCGACCTCACCGGCGCGCCGATCACCAGCGCCCAGCGTCAGGCGGCGATCAAGCGGGCGCTGATCTCGGTGCTGGCGCCGCCGGCCGGCGACGAAGGGTCCGCGCGCACCCGCACGATGTGA
- the mtnA gene encoding S-methyl-5-thioribose-1-phosphate isomerase — MQIDGKPWRTIWRDQAGGVGIIDQTCLPHSFETLTLASLQDAAVAIRTMQVRGAPLIGAAAAYGLALGLDEDPTDIGLERAHRALAETRPTAINLRWALGRVVDSVCALLPEARAERAFAEADAIAEEDVAINAALGRFGAELIKEIAAKKPGRTVNILTHCNAGWLATVDWGTATAPIYQAFQAGIPLHVWVDETRPRNQGAFLTAWELNHAGVPHTVIADNAGGHLMQHGQVDLVIVGTDRTTRTGDVCNKIGTYLKALAAHDCGVPFYVALPSSTIDWTLTDGRKIPIEERSGTEVSHISGRTADGRIVEVQLTPDGSGVANPGFDVTPARLITGLITERGIAPASAEGLAALFPERAKSRAA, encoded by the coding sequence ATGCAGATCGACGGCAAACCCTGGCGCACCATCTGGCGCGACCAAGCGGGCGGGGTCGGGATCATCGACCAGACCTGCCTGCCCCACAGTTTCGAGACCCTCACGCTCGCCTCGCTCCAGGATGCGGCGGTGGCGATCCGCACCATGCAGGTGCGCGGCGCGCCGCTGATCGGGGCGGCCGCCGCCTACGGGCTGGCGCTGGGCCTCGACGAGGATCCCACCGACATCGGCCTGGAGCGCGCTCACCGCGCGCTGGCCGAGACGCGGCCGACCGCGATCAATCTGCGCTGGGCGCTGGGGCGGGTGGTCGATTCGGTCTGCGCGCTGCTGCCGGAGGCGCGCGCCGAGCGGGCGTTCGCCGAGGCCGACGCCATCGCCGAGGAGGATGTGGCCATCAATGCCGCGCTCGGCCGCTTCGGCGCCGAGCTGATCAAGGAAATCGCGGCGAAGAAGCCGGGCCGGACGGTCAACATCCTCACCCATTGCAATGCCGGCTGGCTCGCCACCGTCGACTGGGGCACCGCCACCGCGCCGATCTATCAGGCGTTCCAGGCCGGCATCCCGCTCCATGTGTGGGTGGACGAGACCCGCCCGCGCAACCAGGGCGCCTTCCTCACCGCCTGGGAGCTGAACCATGCCGGCGTGCCGCACACCGTGATCGCCGACAATGCCGGCGGCCACCTGATGCAGCACGGCCAGGTCGATCTGGTGATCGTCGGCACCGACCGTACCACCCGCACCGGCGACGTCTGCAACAAGATCGGCACCTATCTCAAGGCGCTGGCGGCGCACGATTGCGGCGTGCCGTTCTATGTGGCGCTGCCGTCCTCGACCATCGACTGGACGCTCACCGACGGCCGCAAGATCCCGATCGAGGAGCGCTCGGGCACTGAGGTCAGCCACATTTCCGGCCGCACGGCGGATGGCCGCATCGTCGAGGTGCAGCTGACGCCGGACGGCTCGGGCGTCGCCAATCCCGGCTTCGACGTCACGCCCGCCCGGCTCATCACCGGCCTGATCACCGAGCGCGGCATCGCCCCGGCCTCGGCCGAGGGGCTCGCCGCGCTGTTTCCCGAGCGGGCCAAGTCGCGGGCGGCGTGA
- a CDS encoding alpha/beta hydrolase gives MVTLDFEAEYDNRARVPEHAEILAAWERDAAAYRAGHGRAQLGLKYGPSPRQTLDLFRPAIDSVGAAVLFIHGGGWQSHGAADFSHLAGGVNARGLAFAVAGYDLCPEVTVLNIIGQVRAAAIALHRRIGRAVVVVGHGSGGHLAACLVATDWNSIDSTLPPDLVSAGVALSGVFDLRPLVSTSINAKLRLDENEAHRLSPINWQVAAGRTFDAWVGEDESSEYHRQSRELVAAWSEREVAAQVVVAPGANHFSILAPLADPDSALTHRLVELARGTRLTRVPA, from the coding sequence ATGGTGACGCTCGATTTCGAAGCAGAATACGACAATCGCGCCCGGGTTCCGGAGCATGCCGAAATTCTGGCCGCGTGGGAGCGCGATGCCGCCGCCTACCGCGCCGGCCACGGCCGCGCCCAGCTCGGGCTGAAATACGGCCCCTCGCCGCGCCAGACGCTCGATTTGTTCCGGCCGGCGATCGATTCGGTGGGCGCCGCGGTGCTGTTCATCCATGGCGGCGGCTGGCAGTCGCACGGGGCGGCGGACTTCAGCCACCTCGCCGGCGGCGTCAATGCCCGCGGGCTGGCGTTCGCGGTCGCCGGCTACGACCTCTGCCCGGAGGTCACCGTGCTCAACATCATCGGCCAGGTGCGGGCCGCGGCGATCGCGCTGCACCGGCGCATCGGCCGCGCGGTGGTGGTGGTGGGCCACGGCTCGGGCGGCCACCTCGCCGCCTGTCTGGTGGCGACCGACTGGAACTCCATCGATTCGACGCTGCCGCCCGATCTGGTCTCGGCCGGGGTGGCGCTGTCCGGGGTGTTCGACCTGCGGCCGCTGGTCTCCACCAGCATCAATGCCAAGCTGCGGCTCGACGAGAACGAGGCGCACCGGCTGTCGCCGATCAACTGGCAGGTCGCTGCCGGGCGCACCTTCGACGCCTGGGTCGGCGAGGACGAGAGCAGCGAATATCACCGCCAGAGCCGCGAGCTGGTCGCCGCCTGGAGCGAGCGCGAGGTCGCGGCCCAGGTGGTGGTGGCGCCGGGCGCCAACCATTTCAGCATCCTGGCGCCGCTCGCCGATCCCGACAGCGCGCTCACCCACCGGCTGGTCGAGCTGGCGCGCGGCACGCGGCTGACCCGGGTTCCGGCCTGA
- a CDS encoding lytic murein transglycosylase, which yields MAAFLASGLTWSLAPAPAAAAGVPCRTSGSFESWLEGVKAQARAEGVPNSAIEAGLAGVAYDPAIIRRDQGQGVFQQTLLTFAGRMVSNDRMVRGKKYLAQYSGVLSRIEATYGVPGEVLVAFWGLETDFGSDMGKYHAPTAVATLAYDCRRADYFRPELIDLLRIVARGDLKPSEMLGDWAGELGHLMFTPTDLYRYAADGDGDGDGRINVMRSVPDAFATGANFLRGLGWRRGEPWLEEVSVPADMDWSQADLENMLPRAAWSRMGVRTPAGGALAAGGPPAALLLPMGRNGPAFLAYPNFKAYLGWNKAMVYSTTAAYFAARLDGAPAMSRGRATVTPLTTEQMRHLQGLLRSAGFTRDAPDGRFGQGTRAAVRAAQMQLGLPADGYPTPELLSALEGRR from the coding sequence GTGGCAGCCTTCCTCGCTTCGGGCTTGACCTGGAGCCTTGCCCCGGCGCCGGCCGCGGCCGCAGGCGTGCCGTGCCGCACCTCCGGCAGTTTCGAAAGCTGGCTGGAAGGGGTGAAGGCCCAGGCGCGGGCCGAGGGCGTGCCCAATTCGGCCATCGAGGCCGGGCTCGCCGGCGTCGCCTACGACCCCGCCATCATCCGCCGCGACCAGGGCCAGGGCGTGTTCCAGCAGACGCTCCTCACCTTCGCCGGCCGCATGGTGTCGAACGACCGCATGGTGCGCGGCAAAAAATATCTGGCGCAGTATTCGGGCGTGCTGTCGCGCATCGAGGCGACCTATGGCGTGCCGGGCGAGGTGCTGGTGGCGTTCTGGGGGCTCGAGACCGATTTCGGCTCGGACATGGGCAAGTACCACGCTCCCACCGCGGTGGCGACGCTGGCCTATGACTGCCGCCGCGCCGACTATTTCCGCCCCGAGCTGATCGACCTCTTGCGCATCGTCGCGCGCGGCGACCTCAAGCCGTCCGAGATGCTCGGCGACTGGGCGGGCGAGCTCGGCCACCTGATGTTCACGCCGACCGACCTCTACCGCTACGCCGCCGACGGCGACGGCGACGGCGACGGCCGCATCAATGTCATGCGCTCGGTGCCCGACGCCTTCGCCACCGGCGCCAACTTCCTGCGCGGGCTGGGCTGGCGGCGCGGCGAGCCGTGGCTGGAGGAGGTGTCGGTGCCGGCCGACATGGACTGGTCGCAGGCCGACCTCGAGAACATGCTGCCGCGCGCGGCGTGGTCGCGCATGGGCGTGCGCACCCCCGCCGGCGGCGCGCTGGCGGCGGGCGGCCCGCCGGCCGCGCTGCTGCTGCCGATGGGCCGGAACGGCCCGGCCTTCCTCGCCTATCCCAACTTCAAGGCCTATCTCGGCTGGAACAAGGCGATGGTCTATTCCACCACCGCCGCCTACTTCGCCGCGCGCCTCGACGGCGCGCCGGCCATGTCGCGCGGCCGCGCCACCGTGACCCCGCTCACCACCGAGCAGATGCGCCATTTGCAGGGCCTGCTGCGCAGCGCCGGCTTCACCCGCGACGCGCCGGACGGCCGCTTCGGCCAGGGCACGCGCGCGGCGGTGCGCGCCGCGCAGATGCAGCTCGGCCTGCCCGCCGACGGCTATCCGACGCCCGAATTGCTGTCGGCGCTGGAGGGCCGGCGATAG